In Dromaius novaehollandiae isolate bDroNov1 chromosome 3, bDroNov1.hap1, whole genome shotgun sequence, the following are encoded in one genomic region:
- the FLRT3 gene encoding leucine-rich repeat transmembrane protein FLRT3, translating into MISVTWNIFLIWTKIGLLLDMAPSSVSAKPCPSVCRCDVGFIYCNDRDLTSIPTGIPEDATTLFLQNNQINNAGIPSELKNLLRVERIYLYHNSLDEFPTNLPKYVKELHLQENNIRTITYDSLSQIPYLEELHLDDNSVSAVSIEDGAFRDNMYLRLLFLSRNHLSTIPWGLPKTIEELRLDDNRISTISELSLQDLTNLKRLVLDGNLLNNHGLGDKVFMNLVNLTELSLVRNSLTAAPVNLPGTNLRKLYLQENHINRVPPNAFSYLRQLYRLDMSNNNLSNLPQGVFDDLDNITQLFLRNNPWHCGCKMKWVRDWLQSLPLKVNVRGLMCQAPEKVRGMAIKDLNAELFDCKDDGIISTIQITTAIPNTLYPAQGHWPVSVTKQPDIKTPNLNKNYRTTASPVRKIITIFVKSVSTETIHISWKVALPMTALRLSWLKMGHSPAFGSITETIVTGDRNDYLLTALEPESPYRVCMVPMETSNTYLSDETPECIETETAPLKMYNPTTTLNREQEKEPYKNSSLPLAAIIGGAVALVAIALLALVCWYVHRNGSLFSRNCAYSKGRRRKDDYAEAGTKKDNSILEIRETSFQMIPINSDQVSKEEFVIHTIFPPNGMNLYKNSHSESSSNRSYRDSGIPDSDHSHS; encoded by the coding sequence ATGATTAGCGTAACCTGGAACATCTTCCTAATTTGGACTAAAATAGGGCTGTTACTTGATATGGCACCTTCTTCTGTCAGTGCCAAACCATGCCCTTCAGTATGTCGCTGTGATGTGGGTTTCATATATTGTAACGATCGCGATTTGACATCTATTCCTACAGGAATCCCAGAGGATGCTACTACCCTCTTCCTTCAGAACAATCAAATAAATAATGCTGGGATTCCTTCAGAACTGAAGAACTTGCTTAGGGTGGAAAGAATATATTTATACCACAACAGCCTGGATGAATTCCCTACCAACCTCCCTAAGTATGTTAAAGAACTGCATTTGCAGGAAAATAATATAAGGACCATTACTTATGATTCACTTTCACAAATTCCTTATTTGGAAGAACTGCATTTGGATGATAATTCAGTTTCTGCTGTTAGCATTGAAGATGGAGCTTTCCGGGACAACATGTATCTcagacttctttttctctctcgaAATCACCTTAGCACCATTCCCTGGGGTTTGCCTAAAACGATAGAAGAGCTACGCTTGGATGATAATCGTATTTCCACAATTTCAGAGCTGTCCCTTCAAGACCTTACAAATCTAAAACGCCTCGTTTTAGATGGAAATCTTCTAAATAATCATGGATTAGGAGACAAAGTCTTCATGAATTTAGTCAATCTTACAGAACTGTCGTTGGTCCGCAATTCACTTACAGCCGCACCAGTAAATTTGCCAGGAACAAATCTAAGAAAGCTTTATCTGCAAGAAAATCATATAAATCGCGTGCCACCTAATGCTTTCTCTTACTTAAGGCAATTGTATCGACTAGATATGTCCAACAATAATCTTAGCAATTTACCTCAGGGTGTCTTTGATGATCTGGACAACATCACTCAGCTGTTCCTTCGCAACAACCCATGGCACTGTGGGTGCAAAATGAAATGGGTACGTGACTGGCTACAGTCATTACCTTTAAAGGTTAATGTACGTGGACTGATGTGTCAGGCACCAGAAAAAGTACGTGGAATGGCTATCAAAGACCTCAATGCAGAACTATTTGATTGTAAGGATGATGGTATAATAAGCACCATCCAAATCACTACCGCAATACCAAACACATTATATCCGGCCCAAGGACACTGGCCAGTTTCTGTGACCAAACAACCAGACATAAAAACTCCCAATCTGAATAAGAACTACAGAACCACAGCAAGCCCAGTACGCAAAATTATTACAATATTTGTGAAATCTGTAAGCACGGAGACTATTCATATCTCTTGGAAAGTTGCACTACCAATGACTGCTTTAAGATTGAGTTGGCTCAAGATGGGTCACAGCCCTGCCTTTGGATCTATAACTGAAACAATAGTTACAGGAGACAGAAATGACTATTTACTTACAGCTCTGGAACCAGAATCACCCTACCGTGTATGTATGGTTCCCATGGAAACCAGTAACACCTATCTGTCAGATGAAACTCCTGAATGCATCGAGACTGAAACAGCACCTCTTAAAATGTACAATCCTACAACAACCCTGAACCGAGAACAAGAGAAAGAACCTTACAAAAATTCCAGTTTACCTTTGGCTGCCATTATAGGAGGTGCCGTGGCTCTAGTAGCTATAGCACTGCTGGCGTTAGTGTGCTGGTATGTTCACAGAAATGGATCCTTGTTCTCACGGAACTGTGCGTACAGCAAGGGACGCAGGAGAAAAGATGACTATGCTGAAGCAGGAACTAAGAAGGATAACTCCATCCTAGAAATCAGGGAGACTTCTTTTCAGATGATACCAATAAATAGCGATCAAGTGTCCAAGGAGGAGTTTGTAATACATACCATATTCCCACCTAATGGAATGAATCTGTATAAGAACAGCCACAGTGAAAGCAGTAGTAACAGGAGCTACAGAGACAGTGGTATTCCAGATTCAGATCATTCACACTCATGA